One part of the Microbacterium aurugineum genome encodes these proteins:
- a CDS encoding CaiB/BaiF CoA transferase family protein — translation MTAPLDGIVVADFSRVLAGPLATMTLADLGARVVKIERPGTGDDTRAWGPPYAESGMTTYFESANRGKESVTLDLTDAGDRDRALELIARSDIVIENFRPGLFAALGFDEEKLAAAHPRLISVSVSGFGLGAGASLPGYDFVAQAVGGLMHITGETDGEAMKAGVALVDVLTGKDAVIGILAALRRRELTGHGSRIEVNLLSSLQAALVNQMSAHLGAGAEPGRLGNRHPSIAPYESLRCADAPIAVACGNDAQFAKMVTALGRPELIDDERFRRNPDRVANREDLVVELEGALVTDTAAAWAERLNEIGVAAGVVNSVGEGVELATRLGLDPVRELIGEDGRRSRQIRSPLTWKPEIPVSVAPPPRLGEHDARVRAWLDGRD, via the coding sequence ATGACCGCACCGCTCGACGGCATCGTGGTCGCCGATTTCTCCCGTGTGCTCGCCGGGCCCCTGGCGACGATGACGTTGGCCGACCTCGGGGCGCGCGTGGTCAAGATCGAGCGCCCGGGCACGGGAGACGACACCCGGGCATGGGGGCCGCCGTACGCGGAGTCCGGCATGACGACGTACTTCGAGTCCGCCAACCGGGGCAAGGAGTCGGTCACGCTCGACCTCACCGACGCCGGAGATCGCGACAGAGCGCTCGAACTCATCGCCCGCAGCGACATCGTGATCGAGAACTTCCGGCCGGGACTGTTCGCCGCACTGGGATTCGATGAGGAGAAGCTCGCGGCGGCCCATCCGCGTCTCATCTCGGTGTCGGTCAGCGGCTTTGGTCTCGGCGCAGGGGCATCGCTTCCCGGCTACGACTTCGTCGCGCAGGCGGTGGGCGGTCTCATGCACATCACGGGTGAGACCGACGGCGAGGCCATGAAGGCGGGGGTCGCGCTCGTCGACGTGCTCACCGGCAAGGACGCGGTGATCGGCATCCTCGCCGCGCTGCGTCGACGCGAACTGACCGGGCACGGATCGAGGATCGAGGTGAACCTGCTCTCGAGTCTCCAGGCGGCCCTGGTGAACCAGATGTCCGCGCACCTCGGAGCGGGCGCGGAGCCGGGGCGGCTCGGAAACCGACATCCGTCGATCGCCCCCTACGAGTCGCTGCGTTGCGCCGATGCGCCGATCGCGGTCGCCTGCGGCAACGATGCCCAGTTCGCGAAGATGGTCACCGCGCTCGGTCGGCCGGAGCTCATCGACGACGAGCGCTTCCGTCGCAACCCGGACCGTGTCGCGAACCGCGAGGATCTCGTCGTGGAGTTGGAGGGCGCGCTGGTCACGGATACGGCTGCGGCCTGGGCGGAGCGGCTGAACGAGATCGGCGTCGCCGCGGGGGTCGTGAACTCCGTGGGCGAGGGCGTCGAACTCGCCACGCGTCTGGGCCTCGACCCGGTCCGGGAGCTGATCGGGGAGGACGGCCGGCGTTCGCGCCAGATCCGGTCACCGCTCACCTGGAAGCCGGAGATCCCCGTGTCGGTGGCGCCTCCGCCCCGGCTGGGCGAACACGACGCCCGCGTGCGGGCCTGGCTCGACGGCCGCGACTAG
- a CDS encoding LacI family DNA-binding transcriptional regulator produces MQEPRRVRLIDVARRAGVGKTTASDALSGVGRVSQPTREAVLAAAAELGYSVNTAARHLRGGSIGTIGIVLPEVVSRSAYYMAFTFGIVTSAAAHDIDVTIVSPSVSSGRSRPIRADGLIIGDPLSGDPGLPALMASGIPVVTQEHLPDDVDGAPAGVVWSSHEAGMLRLLDEIDVTGARHPVLLVAPDATDWSRQLVSGYRKGCATRGFDPVIAPVSFEASWPDVRVATERVLQAHPDTDVIICGPDSSAIEVAAVLGRQGRTVGQDITVVSCVDHPSLPFLTPSITSIDLRPRDSGVACAELLIDLIEGRAAPGTDVEFPISVVARDSTAHPLRVHA; encoded by the coding sequence ATGCAAGAGCCACGACGGGTCAGATTGATCGACGTCGCACGGCGCGCGGGGGTCGGGAAGACCACGGCGTCCGATGCGCTGAGCGGCGTCGGGCGCGTCTCGCAGCCCACCAGGGAGGCCGTCCTGGCCGCGGCGGCGGAGCTCGGCTACTCGGTGAACACCGCGGCCCGGCATCTGCGCGGCGGCAGCATCGGCACGATCGGCATCGTGCTTCCTGAGGTCGTGTCGCGGTCGGCGTACTACATGGCTTTCACGTTCGGTATCGTCACCAGCGCGGCCGCGCACGACATCGACGTGACGATCGTGAGCCCGTCGGTCTCGTCGGGCCGCTCACGTCCGATCCGCGCCGACGGACTCATCATCGGCGACCCGCTCTCCGGTGACCCCGGGCTGCCGGCGCTGATGGCGTCGGGGATCCCCGTCGTCACCCAGGAGCACCTTCCGGACGACGTCGACGGCGCGCCGGCGGGTGTCGTGTGGTCCTCGCATGAGGCGGGCATGCTCCGGCTCCTCGACGAGATCGATGTCACCGGCGCCCGGCACCCCGTGCTGCTGGTCGCGCCCGACGCCACCGACTGGTCGCGCCAGCTGGTCTCCGGCTATCGGAAGGGGTGTGCGACACGCGGATTCGATCCGGTCATCGCCCCCGTCTCCTTCGAAGCATCGTGGCCCGACGTCAGGGTGGCGACGGAGCGGGTCCTCCAGGCGCATCCGGACACGGACGTGATCATCTGCGGTCCGGACTCCAGTGCGATCGAGGTCGCCGCCGTTCTCGGGCGACAGGGGCGGACGGTCGGTCAGGACATCACGGTGGTCTCGTGCGTGGACCATCCCTCGCTGCCCTTCCTGACCCCTTCGATCACGTCGATCGATCTGCGGCCTCGAGACTCCGGGGTCGCCTGCGCCGAGCTGCTCATCGACCTGATCGAGGGGCGTGCCGCGCCGGGCACGGACGTCGAGTTCCCGATCTCCGTCGTCGCGCGGGACTCCACCGCCCACCCGCTGCGGGTGCACGCATGA
- a CDS encoding primary-amine oxidase, with product MNCSCSPSDHVQRSRPLGDESGAPYATLSADELQRVSETLRAHGALGEAQRIAYVGLDEPDRTEVAAGRPVPRRARVQLLETDTGRARALSVDIGTGEIVADVDIDPEQDGQVPLLQEEHAIIRELIGADERWAEALAARGIDDPSTVALAGLSAGRFPIEGESGRRLARVLGHHQPTPQTMPWAHPIDGLVAYVDVAARTVVDVIDVGAMPIPQETADYHVPGTFGPERTTQKPIVITQPEGPSFAFEGDVITWEKWSLRIGYDMREGLILHGIGFEDEGRVRPIVHRASIAEMLVPYGDPGPVRFWQNYFDTGEYLLGRLANSLELGCDCVGDITYLDVPIADARGNVKVLPNVICVHEEDAGVLWKHTEQFTGSSDVRRQRRLVISFFVTVGNYDYGFYWYLYLDGKIEFEAKATGLVFTAAYDERTGRFASELAPGLAAPYHQHLFCARLDMAVDDGPAVIDEVDVRSLPISDDNLHGSAIGFTRTRLRSELEGRRRADASVDRTWRVSSATATNRLGRPTSYVLTPEGKPVLLARPESVIASRARFATADLWVTAYDPEERYPAGDVVNQSAPEQGLPAFVAEDASLDGADLVLWHTFGLTHFPRTEDWPIMPVDSCGFTLKPHDFFDRNPTLDVPASPTACACAHEDAGAARTEHHLHHLSVRPSSSDA from the coding sequence ATGAACTGCAGCTGTTCCCCGTCCGACCACGTCCAGCGTTCGCGCCCGCTCGGAGACGAATCCGGCGCGCCGTACGCGACACTCTCCGCGGACGAGCTGCAGCGGGTCTCCGAGACGCTGCGTGCCCACGGCGCACTGGGTGAGGCGCAGCGGATCGCCTACGTCGGACTCGATGAGCCGGACCGCACCGAGGTCGCCGCCGGGCGCCCCGTCCCCCGCCGCGCCCGTGTCCAGCTGCTCGAGACCGACACCGGACGCGCTCGTGCCCTCTCGGTCGACATCGGCACCGGCGAGATCGTCGCGGACGTCGACATCGACCCGGAGCAGGACGGCCAGGTCCCCCTGCTCCAGGAGGAGCACGCGATCATCCGCGAGTTGATCGGCGCCGACGAGCGCTGGGCCGAAGCACTCGCCGCCCGGGGCATCGACGACCCGAGCACGGTCGCTCTGGCCGGGCTGTCAGCCGGGCGCTTCCCGATCGAGGGCGAGAGCGGGCGCCGACTCGCACGGGTGCTCGGACACCATCAGCCCACTCCGCAGACCATGCCCTGGGCACATCCGATCGACGGACTGGTGGCATACGTCGACGTCGCCGCGCGCACCGTGGTCGATGTCATCGACGTGGGCGCGATGCCGATTCCGCAAGAGACCGCGGACTATCACGTGCCCGGCACCTTCGGCCCGGAGCGGACCACGCAGAAGCCCATCGTCATCACCCAGCCCGAAGGACCGAGCTTCGCCTTCGAGGGAGACGTGATCACCTGGGAGAAGTGGTCGTTGCGCATCGGCTACGACATGCGCGAAGGACTCATCCTGCACGGCATCGGGTTCGAGGACGAGGGCCGGGTCCGCCCCATCGTGCACCGCGCCTCGATCGCCGAGATGCTGGTGCCCTACGGCGACCCGGGGCCCGTGCGCTTCTGGCAGAACTACTTCGACACCGGTGAGTATCTCCTCGGCAGACTCGCGAACTCGCTGGAACTCGGCTGCGACTGCGTCGGCGACATCACCTACCTCGACGTCCCGATCGCCGACGCCCGCGGCAACGTGAAGGTGCTCCCGAACGTGATCTGCGTCCACGAGGAGGACGCCGGGGTGCTGTGGAAGCACACCGAGCAGTTCACGGGATCGAGCGACGTCCGCCGCCAGCGCCGACTCGTGATCTCGTTCTTCGTCACGGTGGGCAACTACGACTACGGCTTCTACTGGTACCTCTACCTGGACGGCAAGATCGAGTTCGAGGCCAAGGCCACCGGACTCGTGTTCACCGCCGCCTATGACGAGCGCACCGGCCGCTTTGCGAGCGAGCTGGCCCCGGGGCTCGCGGCGCCGTACCACCAGCATCTGTTCTGCGCGCGGCTGGACATGGCGGTCGACGACGGGCCTGCCGTCATCGACGAAGTCGACGTGCGGTCACTCCCGATCTCCGACGACAATCTGCACGGCAGCGCGATCGGCTTCACCCGGACCCGGCTTCGCAGCGAGCTCGAGGGGCGGCGCCGAGCCGACGCGTCGGTCGACCGCACATGGCGGGTGAGCAGCGCGACGGCCACGAACCGGCTCGGTCGTCCCACCTCCTACGTCCTGACACCGGAGGGGAAGCCCGTCCTCCTCGCACGCCCCGAATCCGTGATCGCCTCGCGCGCCCGCTTCGCGACCGCCGATCTGTGGGTCACCGCGTACGACCCCGAGGAGCGCTATCCCGCCGGTGACGTGGTCAACCAGAGCGCACCGGAGCAGGGGCTGCCGGCCTTCGTCGCCGAGGACGCCTCGCTGGACGGCGCAGACCTGGTGCTGTGGCACACGTTCGGCCTCACGCACTTCCCGCGCACGGAGGACTGGCCCATCATGCCGGTCGACAGCTGCGGCTTCACGCTGAAACCCCACGACTTCTTCGACCGGAACCCGACCCTCGACGTTCCGGCCTCCCCCACCGCCTGCGCCTGCGCTCACGAGGACGCCGGCGCAGCCCGAACCGAGCACCACCTGCATCACCTCTCTGTCCGCCCGTCGTCGTCCGACGCCTGA
- a CDS encoding ABC transporter substrate-binding protein yields the protein MHKAARAGVAVATVALLALTGCAAGASPETEPTQDEAAPGFLAVADEAFDGGGDLVVQVDYDTAEASGLDPQGAATARSWMLEGLSYETLTTIDENLDVAPKLATSWETPSDTEYVFTLADDAVFSNGRPMTAADVVGSLQRLIDIPTTWTGQLGPVASIEETGDLEVTVTLSSPYAPFLAALANTPAAILPMAEIESGEVDITTEMLGTGPLVATAHRQDEEWTFEPNVHHPDADALGFSTLTVDIVGDEATRAAALRDGSADFAVLNSIDSAELLANAADVTVVGQRNTDFHYLMINSLTGDEALQDEDVRFAINSAIDRDAINELAFGGSTASTGITPAVLPDACRAEDLPSAARDVAAAKSVIDEVGGLELDLFVYTDEPVLAQIAQVMQQNLAEIGVKVEIQQVDFATYSAKVYGSPADFDLALSWFAGYADPAMVTTWWNPEVAGFSAVFMKGSDELDALIEDGYTTAPGEERAAVFQDLCTLADEQSEMVPLVLRPSTIGWNTASLSPTLSSDEGYGNFLRYLTEFRAN from the coding sequence ATGCACAAAGCAGCTCGTGCGGGGGTGGCCGTCGCCACCGTCGCCCTCCTCGCCCTCACCGGGTGCGCCGCCGGCGCCTCACCCGAAACCGAACCCACTCAGGACGAAGCCGCACCCGGCTTCCTCGCCGTCGCCGATGAGGCGTTCGACGGGGGCGGCGACCTCGTCGTCCAGGTCGACTACGACACCGCGGAGGCGAGCGGCCTCGACCCGCAGGGGGCCGCCACCGCCCGCTCCTGGATGCTCGAAGGGCTCTCCTACGAGACGCTCACGACGATCGATGAGAACCTCGACGTGGCGCCGAAGCTCGCCACATCCTGGGAGACTCCGAGCGACACCGAGTACGTCTTCACCCTCGCCGATGACGCCGTGTTCTCGAACGGACGCCCGATGACCGCCGCCGATGTCGTCGGCAGCCTCCAGCGGCTGATCGACATCCCCACCACCTGGACCGGACAGCTCGGCCCGGTTGCCTCGATCGAGGAGACCGGAGACCTCGAGGTCACGGTCACGCTGTCCAGCCCCTATGCGCCCTTCCTCGCGGCTCTCGCGAACACCCCCGCCGCGATCCTGCCGATGGCGGAGATCGAGTCCGGCGAGGTCGACATCACCACGGAGATGCTCGGCACGGGCCCGCTCGTCGCGACCGCTCACCGTCAGGACGAGGAGTGGACGTTCGAGCCGAACGTCCACCACCCGGATGCCGATGCCCTCGGCTTCTCCACCCTCACGGTCGACATCGTCGGCGACGAGGCGACGCGGGCAGCGGCGCTGCGCGACGGATCCGCCGACTTCGCGGTGCTGAACTCGATCGACTCCGCGGAACTCCTCGCCAACGCGGCGGACGTGACCGTGGTGGGACAGCGGAACACCGACTTCCACTACCTGATGATCAACTCCCTCACCGGCGACGAGGCGCTGCAGGATGAGGACGTGCGCTTCGCGATCAACTCCGCCATCGACCGTGACGCGATCAACGAGCTCGCGTTCGGGGGGTCGACCGCCTCCACCGGCATCACCCCCGCCGTCCTGCCCGATGCCTGCCGCGCGGAGGATCTGCCTTCCGCGGCCCGGGACGTCGCCGCGGCCAAGTCCGTGATCGACGAGGTCGGCGGACTCGAGCTCGACCTCTTCGTCTACACCGACGAGCCGGTGCTCGCACAGATCGCTCAGGTGATGCAGCAGAATCTGGCGGAGATCGGCGTCAAGGTCGAGATCCAGCAGGTCGACTTCGCCACGTACTCCGCCAAGGTCTACGGCAGCCCCGCGGACTTCGACCTCGCGCTGAGCTGGTTCGCCGGGTACGCCGATCCCGCCATGGTCACGACGTGGTGGAACCCCGAGGTCGCCGGATTCTCCGCGGTCTTCATGAAGGGGAGCGACGAGCTCGACGCCCTCATCGAGGACGGGTACACCACCGCGCCGGGTGAGGAGCGGGCCGCGGTCTTCCAGGACCTCTGCACACTCGCCGACGAGCAGAGCGAGATGGTGCCCCTGGTGCTGCGCCCCTCCACCATCGGCTGGAACACGGCGTCGTTGTCCCCGACGCTCAGCAGCGACGAGGGCTACGGCAACTTCCTGCGCTACCTCACCGAGTTCCGCGCCAACTGA
- a CDS encoding ABC transporter permease: protein MAVALWSLRRIGAALLTLLVVSVLIFASVRLMPGDYIDLVLGPLATEAQRAQAVAASGLDDPVVAQYFHWLFGVFTGDLGYSFVSNVSVSEEFGARLPVTATIALLTIIVTLLVGIPLGFIAALRSEGSAGAAGRIVSALGISIPEFLLAGLVVFAVSTLGLGVSLGRFAPFAVDPARFFGSLVLPVTVLSVGCVAVVARNTRDAVMNVLVEPHVQAAVARGETPGFIVRHHVLRNAAAPILTIVGALVAVLLGGTVIVEFVFDIPGMGSYLQTALGRRDYAIVQSAVLLAAVVFIAASLIVDLIANALDPRLRLTGGSRR, encoded by the coding sequence ATGGCCGTCGCTCTGTGGTCGCTCCGGCGCATCGGCGCCGCGCTGCTGACGCTGCTCGTCGTCTCGGTGCTGATCTTCGCCTCCGTGCGCCTCATGCCCGGCGACTACATCGACCTCGTCCTGGGTCCGCTCGCCACCGAGGCGCAGCGGGCCCAGGCGGTGGCCGCATCCGGGCTCGACGATCCGGTCGTCGCCCAGTACTTCCACTGGCTCTTCGGCGTCTTCACCGGCGACCTGGGGTATTCCTTCGTGTCCAACGTCTCGGTGTCGGAGGAGTTCGGTGCGAGACTCCCGGTCACGGCGACGATCGCGTTGCTGACGATCATCGTGACCCTCCTGGTCGGCATCCCGCTCGGGTTCATCGCCGCGCTCCGCTCGGAGGGTTCGGCCGGCGCGGCGGGTCGTATCGTCAGCGCGCTCGGCATCAGCATCCCCGAGTTCCTCCTCGCGGGACTCGTGGTCTTCGCCGTGTCGACCCTGGGTCTCGGGGTGTCGCTCGGACGCTTCGCCCCCTTCGCCGTCGATCCGGCACGCTTCTTCGGATCGCTGGTGCTCCCGGTCACGGTTCTGTCCGTCGGCTGCGTGGCCGTGGTCGCCCGGAACACGAGGGATGCCGTCATGAACGTCCTCGTCGAGCCGCACGTGCAGGCAGCCGTCGCACGCGGGGAGACACCCGGATTCATCGTGCGGCACCACGTGCTGCGCAACGCGGCGGCTCCCATCCTCACGATCGTGGGGGCACTGGTCGCCGTCCTGCTCGGAGGCACGGTGATCGTCGAGTTCGTCTTCGACATCCCCGGCATGGGCTCGTATCTGCAGACTGCCCTCGGTCGACGCGACTACGCGATCGTGCAGAGCGCCGTGCTCCTCGCCGCGGTCGTCTTCATCGCCGCGAGCCTCATCGTCGACTTGATCGCCAACGCGCTGGATCCGCGCCTGCGCCTGACCGGAGGGAGCCGCCGATGA
- a CDS encoding ABC transporter permease has product MTIAPTAAHRIRAAGQSSRGAWRRSDAVLRTAVIVLGVIVVATVIAVLSGLTGSTDATVAGRLEGPSAIAPLGTDNLGRSLLPRLFQGTATTLVVSLIAVLCSAVVSTILGMLAGYYGGAVNEAVMRVADVLYAFPALVLAILVSALIGPGRPAAIISIVVITIPLMTRVVRIATRGVADRDFIVSARISGVRTPVIFARRLLPNIAGTIAVQASYALSVAILVEGGLSFLGFGVQVPEASLGLLIQQGMLYMTQAPQLLIIPGIVLVISILCINIIGDGLRDRFEPRETRSLR; this is encoded by the coding sequence ATGACCATCGCACCCACAGCCGCCCATCGCATCCGCGCGGCCGGACAGTCATCCCGAGGCGCGTGGCGACGCAGCGATGCCGTCCTGCGCACGGCCGTGATCGTGCTGGGGGTGATCGTCGTCGCCACCGTGATCGCGGTTCTCTCCGGCCTGACCGGTTCCACCGATGCGACGGTCGCCGGGCGCCTCGAGGGCCCCTCCGCGATCGCTCCGCTCGGCACCGACAACCTTGGCCGCTCGCTGTTGCCTCGGCTCTTCCAGGGAACCGCGACGACACTCGTGGTCTCCCTCATCGCGGTCCTCTGCTCCGCGGTGGTGAGCACGATCCTCGGAATGCTCGCAGGATATTACGGAGGCGCCGTCAACGAAGCGGTCATGCGCGTCGCGGACGTCCTGTACGCCTTCCCCGCGCTCGTGCTCGCGATCCTCGTGTCCGCGCTCATCGGCCCCGGTCGGCCCGCCGCGATCATCAGCATCGTCGTGATCACGATCCCTCTCATGACCCGCGTCGTCCGCATCGCGACGAGAGGAGTCGCCGACCGCGACTTCATCGTGTCGGCGCGCATCAGCGGCGTGAGGACCCCCGTGATCTTCGCCCGGCGGCTGCTGCCGAACATCGCGGGCACCATCGCCGTGCAGGCGAGCTATGCCCTGTCCGTCGCGATCCTCGTCGAGGGCGGGCTGAGTTTCCTCGGCTTCGGCGTGCAGGTACCGGAGGCTTCTCTCGGACTGCTCATCCAGCAGGGGATGCTCTACATGACACAGGCGCCGCAACTCCTCATCATCCCCGGCATCGTGCTGGTGATCTCGATCCTGTGCATCAACATCATCGGCGACGGACTCCGGGACCGATTCGAACCGCGAGAGACGAGGTCCCTCCGATGA
- a CDS encoding ABC transporter ATP-binding protein: protein MTAVRISDLALDFTGTTTVRALDGVDLDVAAGSSMAIVGESGSGKSTLAAVIGRLQPKSAQIVRGELEVDGIDVRSLDHDALRAYRRDTLAYIAQDPIGSLDPTMRIGAQLRLVLRAIGDDDGLPRQLALLESMRISDPARVVRLFPHQISGGMAQRVAIAMAMCRRPKLLIADEPTAALDSQVREEVIRLLFTQAREQKTTILWLSHDLPAVARWCDEVAVMYAGRVVERGPAAAVLGRPVHPYARALAATDPSRARRGERLSSIPGSPPVLHGEAEGCAFAARCAHRIDACEVVRPDPVPPRHSLCIRAAELGEADRRAGLVPDEGVIV from the coding sequence ATGACCGCCGTACGCATCAGCGACCTGGCCCTGGACTTCACCGGGACCACCACCGTCCGCGCGCTGGACGGCGTCGACCTCGACGTCGCCGCCGGGAGTTCGATGGCGATCGTCGGCGAGTCCGGGTCGGGCAAGTCCACCCTCGCCGCCGTGATCGGACGGCTCCAGCCGAAGTCCGCACAGATCGTGCGCGGAGAGCTCGAGGTCGACGGCATCGACGTGCGGAGCCTCGACCACGATGCGCTGCGCGCCTACCGCCGCGACACGCTCGCCTACATCGCCCAGGATCCGATCGGGTCCCTCGACCCGACGATGCGGATCGGTGCGCAGCTGAGGCTCGTGCTGCGGGCCATCGGCGACGACGACGGCCTGCCCCGGCAGCTCGCGCTGCTGGAGTCGATGAGGATCAGCGACCCCGCGCGGGTGGTGAGACTGTTCCCGCACCAGATCTCCGGTGGCATGGCGCAGCGCGTGGCGATCGCGATGGCGATGTGTCGCCGGCCGAAACTGCTCATCGCCGACGAGCCGACCGCGGCGCTCGACAGCCAGGTCCGCGAAGAGGTCATCCGGCTGCTGTTCACCCAGGCACGGGAGCAGAAGACGACGATCCTCTGGCTCAGCCACGATCTGCCCGCCGTCGCGCGCTGGTGCGACGAGGTGGCCGTGATGTACGCCGGACGCGTCGTGGAGCGCGGTCCCGCCGCCGCCGTGCTCGGGCGTCCCGTCCACCCCTACGCCCGCGCTCTCGCCGCCACCGATCCCTCCCGGGCACGACGCGGCGAGCGCCTGTCCAGCATCCCGGGCTCCCCGCCGGTCCTGCATGGCGAGGCCGAGGGATGTGCCTTCGCCGCGCGCTGCGCTCACCGGATCGACGCGTGCGAGGTGGTCCGCCCCGATCCCGTGCCCCCACGGCACAGCCTGTGCATCCGCGCCGCCGAACTCGGTGAAGCGGACCGCCGAGCCGGCCTGGTGCCGGACGAAGGGGTGATCGTATGA
- a CDS encoding ATP-binding cassette domain-containing protein, which produces MSGATAPAIELDDVSLAFSSGIGASRRTVTAMAHVSFSVAPGETLGLVGESGSGKTTTGSVVLGLQRPDTGTVRFQGAPLARSLRSRAGRMQAVLQHPRWALDPRSTVLSSVLEPLLVHERRTPAVEHRAIAMLEQVGLPASFAARRPHQLSGGQLQRVSVARALVTRPAFIVFDEAVSALDVSVQAQILNLIQDLQAEHGFAALFISHDLAAVRYISHHVAVMRAGEIVEHAPTDVFYDLPSHPYSRQLFQELSS; this is translated from the coding sequence ATGAGCGGCGCGACCGCACCCGCGATCGAGCTCGACGACGTCAGCCTCGCCTTCTCCTCCGGTATCGGTGCGAGTCGGCGCACGGTCACGGCGATGGCACACGTGTCGTTCTCGGTCGCCCCCGGAGAGACACTCGGCCTCGTCGGCGAATCCGGTTCGGGCAAGACGACGACGGGCTCGGTGGTCCTGGGCCTGCAGCGCCCCGACACCGGCACCGTGCGGTTCCAAGGCGCGCCGCTCGCCCGCAGTCTGCGCTCCCGCGCCGGTCGCATGCAAGCGGTCCTCCAGCACCCTCGCTGGGCGCTCGATCCACGTTCCACCGTCCTGTCCTCGGTCCTCGAACCGCTCCTCGTGCACGAGCGGCGCACCCCCGCGGTCGAGCACCGTGCCATCGCGATGCTCGAACAGGTCGGGCTCCCCGCCTCCTTCGCCGCCCGCCGACCGCATCAGCTCTCCGGTGGTCAGCTGCAGCGTGTGAGCGTGGCCCGTGCCCTCGTCACCCGTCCGGCGTTCATCGTCTTCGACGAAGCGGTCAGCGCGCTCGACGTCTCCGTGCAGGCGCAGATCCTGAACCTCATCCAGGATCTGCAGGCCGAGCACGGCTTCGCCGCCCTGTTCATCTCTCACGACCTCGCCGCCGTCCGCTACATCTCCCACCACGTGGCGGTGATGCGCGCCGGCGAGATCGTCGAGCACGCGCCGACCGACGTGTTCTACGACCTGCCCAGCCATCCCTATTCGCGTCAACTTTTCCAGGAGCTCTCATCGTGA
- a CDS encoding P1 family peptidase: protein MTDTHRLAPVLSAGPRLSNDDFALSPVHSTDRGLVEYDFPGVLLGTAEYAEGPTGATVVSIPAGARTFTDRRGGAVGASGLYGYNHAICLAGGSVYGLSAVAGVSEELFARVDHRSGFDQLQLVSGAIIYDYSVRDNSVFPDAALGKAALRAAREGVVEVGRVGGGASASSGKVDPARVEFTGQGVAFRQVGDVKVLVVTVLNPYGVILDREGRIIRGNYDDATGERRHPARDYEEAIGESRLLDSMAGNTTITAVVTNVQLSDVELKQFGLQVHSSMHRGIQPFHTPLDGDTLFALTTDEVALPDDPGSSRGRLSLNSTAVATLAGETAWDAILCAAG from the coding sequence GTGACCGACACCCACCGCCTCGCCCCCGTCCTTTCCGCCGGGCCGCGCCTCTCCAACGACGATTTCGCCCTCTCCCCCGTCCACAGCACCGACCGCGGTCTGGTCGAGTACGACTTCCCCGGGGTCCTCCTCGGGACCGCCGAGTACGCGGAGGGACCGACCGGCGCGACGGTCGTCTCGATCCCGGCGGGCGCTCGCACCTTCACCGACCGACGCGGAGGCGCCGTCGGTGCGAGCGGTCTCTACGGCTACAACCATGCGATCTGCCTCGCCGGCGGGTCCGTGTACGGGCTCTCCGCCGTCGCGGGAGTCTCCGAGGAGCTGTTCGCGCGTGTGGACCACCGGTCCGGCTTCGACCAGCTCCAGCTGGTGTCGGGGGCGATCATCTACGACTACTCGGTCCGCGACAACTCGGTGTTCCCCGACGCCGCGCTCGGCAAGGCCGCGCTGCGGGCCGCGCGTGAAGGCGTCGTGGAGGTCGGACGCGTCGGTGGCGGGGCGTCGGCGTCGTCCGGCAAGGTCGACCCCGCGCGTGTCGAGTTCACCGGACAGGGCGTCGCCTTCCGCCAGGTCGGCGATGTGAAGGTCCTCGTCGTGACGGTGCTCAACCCCTACGGTGTGATCCTCGACCGGGAGGGGCGCATCATCCGCGGCAACTACGACGACGCGACCGGAGAACGTCGCCACCCCGCACGCGACTACGAAGAGGCCATCGGCGAATCACGGCTTCTGGATTCCATGGCCGGCAACACCACGATCACGGCCGTGGTCACCAACGTGCAGCTGTCCGACGTCGAGCTGAAGCAGTTCGGACTCCAGGTGCACAGCTCGATGCACCGCGGCATCCAGCCGTTCCACACCCCGCTCGACGGCGACACGCTGTTCGCCCTCACCACCGACGAGGTCGCGCTGCCCGACGACCCCGGGTCCTCCCGCGGGCGGCTCTCGCTGAACTCGACCGCGGTCGCGACCCTCGCCGGCGAGACCGCGTGGGACGCGATCCTCTGCGCGGCGGGCTGA